DNA from Daucus carota subsp. sativus chromosome 1, DH1 v3.0, whole genome shotgun sequence:
tgCAAGCACCATAAGACTTAGATCCTCTTGGACAACAACCTCATAgcaaaaattataagaatacCTCATTGACAGAACACAACTTGGTAGTTAGTACCATTAGGACAACTTCAAGACCTGTTTGATCAGCTTCATAACTGAGAGAATTAGGACACATATCCTTAAAAAAAAACCTTGAATAATCTGTTGGAGTTCCGATGCCTGAGTGCAACACAAGGCATCATTATGCAAGTCTATgagttcaaaaaatattattaccaACATAGTTGACTGGATTGACTCCAGTAATACGGATGTAAAATTGACAACACAGTGCAAATTAACATTGCAACCATCTATCAAAAGCAAATAGATGTAAATATCTATCAGAACAGACTACAAAACCAGACCAAAGAAGACTACAAGAACAGAATTGCTGCAATCAATATCTAGCACATCGATACCAGAATCAGCAGTGTCTTCTTAATTATCATCTTCGCCAGCTTTCCAGCTAATTTGTTTGAATCCTGCAAGTGAAACTAGGCTCTCTGTATACTTGCACATATcataacaacaacaacagtCAGCCATCTCATCTGAAAGGGGGACAATCTCGGCATCTTTCTTATCGACATCACATGAAATCCACATGTTATTATCACTTTGTACTGATAATAAGAGATTCCCATTGCTGAAATAGCCATTACGGAGTAGCGATGGTCTATCGAATTTAAGACTAAACATTAGCGTCCATGATGCCTCGTCTCCACCACCTCGAAGGCATGCCTCATCATCCAACTTCCACAATTTAACCTTCTTGTTCCATCTCCAATCAGACATTTCATAATCCAGTGCATTAGCCCACAGTACAATAACACCAACAGACTTATTTATCTCGATTATACGAGTATTAGCTTCAGCTTCATAAGACCCATCGCTGTCATAGTCGGAACCATattcatcatcataatcatcgTCGTCATCATCATCGTCGTCGTCACCATCATCACGACCACCATCAACAGGAAGCTTAATAGAATAATTCATCACCTCCCTGTTCAAATCAAACACCACCATCATACTAAAATCCCCCGCACCACATAAAAATCCATTAACACACACATGGAACGTACTGCAAAAACGATCCATAACGTCCGTTGGAATCGGACAAGCCACTTTTCGCCATACATTACTATTAGCCGAATACACCTCTACCGAATAAAAAGGCTTTCTAACAACACTAACAACCTTATAATCCCGAGCCACCGGATCATAACCGAACCCCAAATCATTCAATTCACCAACCGGAAGTGGCGgaagaaatttaatttttctaattgcGGGATTCCAAAGAAACACAGGGTCAAAAAACTCCTCAACATCAAAATCACAATTAGCAACACAGACAATACCATTAGCAGAACCAACAAGTCTAAAATAACCGTCCGATACTTGAGGGGCCTTTCGAGAACACGGATACTTAACATCACACATTAGTTCACAAGAGTCCACGTTAAAGAGTGAGAATTTCTGTAAATGATCACCGCTGAGATAGAGATAACGGGTGATGATAAGGGTTTCATCGGTTCCGGTGGAGATTGCGTGACGGAGCTGAGCTTCGGCGAAAGCAGGGTCTTTGATCAGCGATAACCATGTCTTGGAGACTAATTGGTACTGAACTAGTGGTTTCACTGGCAGGCGTTTCAGAATCTCGGTGAGTAGATCGCTTGAAAGCGTCGGATTGGGCCTCACTGGCGCCATTGTTGAGTCGCTGAGTCGACTCGGTGGTGATAATAGGGAGAGAATTGAAGGTCTAACGAGGGtttcgattgaagttgaaatatGGGGAATGCGGCGTTtctttatttgcaaaaatatattctgtttttagaaaaatattagaattttaataatatataa
Protein-coding regions in this window:
- the LOC135150641 gene encoding F-box protein CPR1-like gives rise to the protein MAPVRPNPTLSSDLLTEILKRLPVKPLVQYQLVSKTWLSLIKDPAFAEAQLRHAISTGTDETLIITRYLYLSGDHLQKFSLFNVDSCELMCDVKYPCSRKAPQVSDGYFRLVGSANGIVCVANCDFDVEEFFDPVFLWNPAIRKIKFLPPLPVGELNDLGFGYDPVARDYKVVSVVRKPFYSVEVYSANSNVWRKVACPIPTDVMDRFCSTFHVCVNGFLCGAGDFSMMVVFDLNREVMNYSIKLPVDGGRDDGDDDDDDDDDDYDDEYGSDYDSDGSYEAEANTRIIEINKSVGVIVLWANALDYEMSDWRWNKKVKLWKLDDEACLRGGGDEASWTLMFSLKFDRPSLLRNGYFSNGNLLLSVQSDNNMWISCDVDKKDAEIVPLSDEMADCCCCYDMCKYTESLVSLAGFKQISWKAGEDDN